A genomic window from Brevibacillus agri includes:
- a CDS encoding DUF309 domain-containing protein, translating into MYPEPYLDYLVQFHVERDYFECHEILEEYWKSAPPAERQSVWVGLIQIAVGLYHHRRGNVNGARKMLTSAHALVKQHHAELERLGLDSTALERLLAVRLEEIEQGLPYRSITLPMRAAELIAAYKAACAKQNQPEYRDSDMNDPFLLNKHTLRDRSDVLAERERQLQLRQGKQNDPDSAT; encoded by the coding sequence ATGTATCCTGAGCCGTATCTGGACTACCTGGTTCAGTTTCATGTCGAACGCGACTATTTCGAGTGTCACGAGATTTTGGAAGAATATTGGAAAAGCGCTCCACCCGCGGAGCGCCAGTCTGTCTGGGTCGGCTTGATTCAAATTGCCGTCGGGCTGTACCACCACCGACGCGGCAACGTAAACGGCGCCCGCAAAATGCTCACAAGTGCCCACGCGCTGGTGAAACAGCATCACGCGGAGCTGGAGCGCCTCGGCTTGGACAGCACGGCCCTGGAGCGCCTCTTGGCAGTCCGCCTGGAAGAGATTGAACAAGGCTTGCCTTACCGCAGCATCACCTTGCCGATGCGGGCAGCCGAGCTGATTGCCGCGTACAAAGCGGCCTGTGCCAAGCAAAATCAGCCGGAGTATCGCGACAGCGACATGAATGATCCGTTTTTGCTAAACAAGCACACGTTGCGCGACCGCAGCGACGTCCTCGCAGAACGAGAGCGCCAGCTACAGCTCCGCCAAGGCAAACAGAACGATCCCGATTCCGCAACCTGA
- a CDS encoding DUF4870 domain-containing protein — protein sequence MNHLVGKDERMWAMIAHLSALIGFLIPFGNVLGPLLVWLFKREEGPFFEEHGKEALNFSISVTIYAAISSILLIVFIGVILLTALFFFWIVFVVIAAVRANEGKTYRYPLTLRFIK from the coding sequence ATGAACCATCTGGTCGGAAAAGACGAGCGAATGTGGGCCATGATCGCACATTTGTCCGCGCTGATCGGCTTTCTGATCCCATTTGGCAATGTGCTGGGGCCGCTTTTGGTCTGGTTGTTCAAACGCGAAGAGGGCCCCTTTTTTGAGGAGCACGGAAAGGAAGCGCTCAATTTCAGCATCTCGGTCACGATCTACGCAGCCATTTCCAGCATCCTGCTCATTGTCTTCATCGGCGTGATTTTATTGACCGCCCTGTTCTTTTTCTGGATCGTCTTCGTCGTGATTGCCGCCGTTCGGGCCAACGAAGGGAAAACGTACCGCTATCCGCTGACGTTGCGATTTATCAAATGA
- a CDS encoding RNA 2'-phosphotransferase, producing MLALHEEVTLRKRLLSILRQKNEHVQLYFDTYGFTPTGPLLAYLRAIKGWANLRRADLWQVVENDPERQIEWDGGELIRATYGFAPSQTATRLTEVEPPARLYYGTHAKLVQQALAGGLLPIASEHVQLAFRAEDIGMPEDTLCLLTVQAARARATGIRFFQGSGAFWFSEAIPAAFVAE from the coding sequence ATGCTGGCGCTGCACGAGGAAGTTACGCTGCGCAAGCGTCTGCTCAGCATCCTGCGGCAAAAAAACGAGCACGTCCAGCTTTACTTCGATACATACGGCTTCACGCCAACGGGACCACTGCTCGCTTATTTGCGCGCGATCAAAGGGTGGGCGAACCTCCGGCGTGCCGATTTGTGGCAGGTGGTGGAAAATGACCCGGAGCGGCAGATCGAGTGGGATGGGGGCGAGTTGATTCGTGCCACGTACGGCTTTGCGCCGAGCCAGACGGCAACCCGGCTCACAGAGGTGGAACCTCCGGCGCGCCTGTATTACGGCACGCACGCAAAGCTGGTGCAGCAAGCGCTCGCCGGGGGACTTTTGCCGATCGCAAGCGAGCACGTCCAGCTTGCTTTTCGGGCAGAAGACATCGGGATGCCGGAGGACACGCTCTGTTTGCTGACCGTTCAGGCGGCTCGGGCGCGGGCAACCGGCATCCGATTTTTCCAAGGGAGCGGAGCATTTTGGTTCAGTGAGGCGATTCCAGCGGCTTTTGTCGCGGAGTGA
- a CDS encoding GntR family transcriptional regulator yields the protein MLRLTLQKDSNVSYHEQLYQQIASSIRSGEIPPNEQLPTVRELAAQLKVNYNTVRSVYLRLQQEGMVDSRQGRGTIVSNIVNDPLLTRNPAHLALLAKETLHKVKAMGYSMDEFTRVLSCVMLEINQFPVLFLRFTELELAEYLRLVQYHLPSVMLEGRTFDDFAQRVEQDPSFLQQYKAIVTHPSVNLRMKHRLPREAPPVVSLDFIPDPTTVIPAMEAYPRHTKVGLVCATIRGAAGMINDLYNAGITHLDIRTIEANHPDVFDLITNCDVVYISKPGYMVRPHLLTLPKVKEYQEIPDHHGINELRKIVTQ from the coding sequence ATGCTACGCCTGACCCTGCAAAAGGATTCGAATGTGTCGTACCACGAACAGCTCTACCAACAAATTGCTTCCTCGATTCGCAGCGGAGAAATTCCGCCGAATGAGCAGTTGCCGACGGTCAGGGAGCTAGCGGCACAACTGAAGGTCAATTACAACACGGTTCGCAGCGTTTATCTCCGCTTGCAGCAGGAAGGGATGGTCGATTCGCGTCAAGGGCGCGGGACCATCGTCAGCAATATTGTTAACGATCCTCTACTGACCCGCAATCCCGCGCATCTCGCTTTGCTGGCCAAAGAGACGCTGCACAAAGTAAAGGCCATGGGCTATTCCATGGATGAATTTACCCGTGTCCTCTCGTGTGTCATGCTGGAGATCAACCAGTTTCCTGTCCTGTTTTTGCGTTTCACAGAGCTGGAGCTTGCCGAGTATTTGCGCCTGGTGCAATACCATCTCCCCAGTGTCATGCTGGAGGGGCGGACCTTCGATGATTTTGCCCAGCGAGTCGAACAGGACCCGAGCTTTTTGCAGCAATACAAGGCGATCGTCACTCACCCTTCCGTTAATTTGCGCATGAAGCACCGTTTGCCGCGAGAGGCTCCGCCTGTCGTCAGCCTCGATTTTATACCCGATCCGACTACGGTCATTCCGGCCATGGAGGCGTATCCCCGCCATACAAAAGTCGGGCTGGTCTGTGCGACGATCCGCGGTGCGGCAGGAATGATAAATGACTTGTACAACGCAGGCATCACGCATCTGGATATTCGGACGATCGAAGCGAATCATCCCGACGTGTTCGACCTGATTACGAATTGTGATGTCGTCTACATATCGAAGCCCGGCTATATGGTCAGACCGCATTTGCTGACGCTGCCAAAAGTAAAGGAATACCAGGAAATTCCCGATCACCACGGAATCAATGAACTGCGCAAGATCGTGACGCAATGA
- a CDS encoding YjzC family protein — protein sequence MGEQSRFREGDKSPKNAVYMEIGETGASVQDPMIIELDKGEKFPATRNKNRVWTQK from the coding sequence ATGGGAGAACAAAGCCGTTTTCGTGAAGGCGACAAGTCGCCAAAAAACGCAGTGTACATGGAAATCGGGGAAACCGGCGCCAGCGTACAGGACCCGATGATTATCGAGCTGGACAAAGGCGAAAAGTTTCCCGCGACCCGCAACAAAAACCGGGTCTGGACCCAAAAGTAG